Proteins from a genomic interval of Streptomyces sp. NBC_00820:
- the miaB gene encoding tRNA (N6-isopentenyl adenosine(37)-C2)-methylthiotransferase MiaB yields the protein MSSIDRSQPVDVQRTYEVRTYGCQMNVHDSERLSGLLEDAGYVRAPEGSDGDADVVVFNTCAVRENADNRLYGNLGRLAPRKVSRPGMQIAVGGCLAQKDRDTIVKKAPWVDVVFGTHNIGKLPVLLERARVQEEAQVEIAESLEAFPSTLPTRRESAYAAWVSISVGCNNTCTFCIVPALRGKEKDRRTGDILAEIEALVGEGVSEITLLGQNVNAYGSDIGDREAFSKLLRACGKIEGLERVRFTSPHPRDFTDDVIAAMAETPNVMPQLHMPMQSGSDTVLKAMRRSYRQDRYLGIIEKVRAAIPHAAITTDIIVGFPGETEEDFEQTMHAVREARFTQAFTFQYSKRPGTPAATMENQVPKEVVQARYERLVALQEEISWEENKKQVGRTLELMVAEGEGRKDGATHRLSGRAPDNRLVHFTKPEQEVRPGDVVTVEITYAAPHHLLAEGKVLDVRRTRAGDAWEKRNAAEAAKPAGVMLGLPTIGAPAPQPAATSGCGCD from the coding sequence GCGATTGTCCGGACTGCTCGAGGACGCCGGCTACGTGCGGGCTCCCGAGGGTTCCGACGGGGACGCCGACGTCGTCGTCTTCAACACCTGCGCCGTGCGCGAGAACGCCGACAACCGGCTGTACGGCAACCTCGGCCGCCTCGCGCCCAGGAAGGTGAGCCGTCCCGGGATGCAGATCGCGGTCGGCGGCTGCCTCGCGCAGAAGGACCGCGACACCATCGTGAAGAAGGCGCCGTGGGTGGACGTCGTCTTCGGTACGCACAACATCGGCAAGCTGCCCGTCCTGCTGGAGCGCGCCCGCGTCCAGGAGGAGGCCCAGGTCGAGATCGCCGAGTCCCTGGAGGCCTTCCCCTCCACGCTGCCCACCCGGCGCGAGAGCGCCTACGCGGCCTGGGTGTCGATCTCCGTCGGCTGCAACAACACGTGCACCTTCTGCATCGTCCCGGCGCTGCGCGGCAAGGAGAAGGACCGCAGGACCGGCGACATCCTGGCCGAGATCGAGGCCCTGGTCGGCGAGGGCGTCTCCGAGATCACGCTGCTCGGCCAGAACGTCAACGCCTACGGCTCCGACATCGGCGACCGTGAGGCCTTCAGCAAGCTGCTGCGGGCCTGCGGGAAGATCGAGGGCCTGGAGCGCGTCCGCTTCACCTCCCCGCACCCCCGCGACTTCACCGACGACGTCATCGCCGCCATGGCCGAGACGCCGAACGTGATGCCGCAGCTGCACATGCCGATGCAGTCCGGCTCGGACACCGTCCTGAAGGCGATGCGCCGCTCCTACCGGCAGGACCGCTACCTCGGGATCATCGAGAAGGTCCGCGCCGCCATCCCGCACGCCGCGATCACGACGGACATCATCGTCGGCTTCCCCGGTGAGACGGAGGAGGACTTCGAGCAGACGATGCACGCAGTGCGCGAGGCGCGGTTCACCCAGGCGTTCACCTTCCAGTACTCCAAGCGGCCCGGTACTCCGGCCGCGACCATGGAGAACCAGGTCCCCAAGGAGGTCGTCCAGGCGCGCTACGAGCGTCTCGTCGCCCTTCAGGAGGAGATCTCCTGGGAGGAGAACAAGAAGCAGGTCGGCCGCACCCTGGAGCTGATGGTCGCCGAGGGCGAGGGCCGCAAGGACGGCGCCACCCACCGCCTCTCCGGCCGTGCCCCCGACAACCGCCTGGTCCACTTCACCAAGCCGGAGCAGGAGGTGCGCCCCGGCGACGTGGTCACGGTCGAGATCACCTACGCCGCCCCGCACCACCTCCTTGCCGAGGGCAAGGTCCTCGACGTGCGACGCACGCGCGCGGGTGACGCCTGGGAGAAGCGCAACGCCGCGGAGGCGGCCAAGCCGGCCGGTGTCATGCTCGGCCTGCCGACCATCGGCGCACCGGCTCCGCAGCCCGCTGCCACGAGCGGCTGCGGCTGCGACTGA
- a CDS encoding class III extradiol dioxygenase subunit B-like domain-containing protein, producing the protein MLVAAAVCPCPPLLVPEVAAGAAPELDVARAACTDALGVLAASRPDLLVVVGPTAGAQAGEYPQGAPGSFRGFGVDAAVRLGVAAETEADTGVVGDGELPASLAVGAWLLERTGWADAPIEGLGVEETLAPERCAETGREIAARARRVALLVMGDASACRTLKAPGYLDERAAPFDAAIARALGSADVTALAALDTEQAHQLKASGRAPWQVLAGAAVGADLTGALLYDDAPYGVGYMVATWS; encoded by the coding sequence ATGCTTGTCGCCGCAGCCGTCTGCCCCTGCCCGCCGCTCCTCGTGCCCGAGGTCGCCGCGGGTGCCGCACCCGAGCTGGACGTCGCACGCGCGGCGTGCACCGACGCGCTCGGCGTGCTCGCCGCCTCCCGGCCGGATCTGCTCGTGGTCGTCGGGCCGACCGCGGGGGCCCAGGCCGGCGAATACCCCCAGGGTGCCCCGGGGTCCTTCCGCGGCTTCGGTGTCGATGCCGCCGTACGGCTCGGCGTGGCCGCCGAAACCGAAGCCGACACCGGTGTCGTGGGCGATGGTGAGCTGCCGGCCTCGCTGGCCGTAGGCGCATGGCTGCTGGAACGCACCGGCTGGGCCGACGCCCCCATCGAGGGACTCGGCGTCGAGGAGACGCTCGCGCCCGAGCGGTGCGCCGAGACAGGCAGGGAGATCGCAGCCCGAGCCCGGCGGGTGGCCCTCCTCGTGATGGGCGACGCCAGCGCGTGCCGCACCCTCAAGGCGCCCGGCTACCTCGACGAGCGGGCGGCCCCCTTCGACGCGGCGATCGCCCGCGCGCTGGGCTCCGCCGACGTGACGGCGCTCGCGGCGCTGGACACCGAGCAGGCCCACCAGCTGAAGGCCTCCGGCCGCGCCCCCTGGCAGGTACTCGCGGGCGCCGCCGTGGGCGCGGACCTGACAGGTGCGCTGTTGTACGACGACGCCCCCTACGGCGTGGGGTACATGGTCGCGACCTGGTCGTAG
- the miaA gene encoding tRNA (adenosine(37)-N6)-dimethylallyltransferase MiaA, producing MSSAPLAPRVLAVVGPTAAGKSDLGVFLAQQLGGEVINADSMQLYRGMDIGTAKLTSEERGGVPHHLMDIWDVTVAASVAEYQKLARARIDALLAQGRWPVLVGGSGLYVRGAVDNLEFPGTDPEVRARLEEELALRGPGALHARLAAADPDAGRAILPSNGRRIVRALEVIEITGRPFTANLPGHDSVYDTVQIGVDVARPELDERIARRVDRMWEAGLVDEVRALEAQGLREGRTASRALGYQQVLDALAGQCTEEEARAETVRATKRFARRQDSWFRRDPRVHWLSGAVADRAELPGLALALVERPVTA from the coding sequence GTGAGCAGTGCACCCCTCGCCCCCCGCGTCCTCGCCGTCGTCGGACCCACCGCGGCCGGAAAATCCGATCTCGGCGTCTTCCTGGCCCAGCAGCTCGGCGGCGAGGTCATCAACGCCGACTCCATGCAGCTCTACCGGGGCATGGACATCGGCACCGCCAAGCTGACGTCCGAAGAGCGCGGCGGCGTCCCGCACCACCTGATGGACATCTGGGACGTGACGGTCGCCGCCTCCGTCGCCGAGTACCAGAAGCTGGCCCGCGCCCGGATCGACGCCCTGCTGGCGCAGGGCCGCTGGCCGGTCCTGGTCGGCGGCTCGGGTCTGTACGTCCGCGGAGCCGTCGACAACCTGGAGTTCCCCGGCACCGACCCCGAGGTCAGGGCCCGCCTGGAGGAGGAGCTGGCGCTGCGCGGCCCGGGTGCCCTGCACGCGCGCCTGGCCGCCGCCGACCCCGACGCCGGCCGCGCCATCCTGCCCAGCAACGGCCGCCGTATCGTCCGGGCCCTGGAGGTCATCGAGATCACCGGCCGCCCCTTCACGGCGAACCTCCCCGGCCACGACTCCGTCTACGACACCGTCCAGATCGGTGTCGACGTGGCGCGCCCCGAACTCGACGAGCGCATCGCGCGCCGTGTCGACCGGATGTGGGAGGCGGGGCTCGTGGACGAGGTGCGTGCCCTGGAGGCGCAAGGGCTGCGCGAGGGCCGTACGGCGTCACGCGCGCTGGGCTACCAGCAGGTCCTCGACGCGCTCGCGGGCCAGTGCACCGAGGAGGAGGCGCGCGCCGAGACCGTGCGCGCCACCAAGCGCTTCGCGCGCCGCCAGGATTCGTGGTTCAGGCGCGACCCCCGGGTGCACTGGTTGAGTGGTGCGGTGGCGGACCGCGCGGAACTTCCGGGGCTGGCCCTGGCGTTGGTCGAACGACCGGTTACAGCCTGA
- a CDS encoding IS481 family transposase, whose translation MPHRNAPLTETGRLRLARCVVDDGWPLRRAAERFQVSPTTAQRWAGRYRQLGEAGMSDRSSRPHHSPRRTPTRAERRIIKVRLTRRWGPARIAHLLGLVPSTVHRILVRFGLARLSHLDRATGRVIRRYERDRPGELVHVDIKKLGNIPDGGGHKALGRQAGRKTRSGAGYSYIHTAVDDHSRLAYSEIHTDEKKETATAFWTRAHAYFTGVGITVERVLTDNGACYKSYLWRETLTAAGITHKRTRPYRPQTNGKVERLNRTLLDEWAYAKPYHSEQERRDAFPRWLHSYNHHRGHTALAGKPPASRVPNLTGQYS comes from the coding sequence ATGCCCCACCGTAATGCACCTCTGACCGAGACCGGACGTCTGCGGCTGGCCCGCTGCGTGGTTGATGACGGATGGCCTCTGCGCCGGGCGGCGGAGCGGTTCCAGGTCTCGCCGACCACAGCCCAGCGGTGGGCCGGGCGATACCGCCAACTCGGCGAGGCGGGGATGAGCGACCGTTCCAGCCGCCCCCACCACAGCCCTCGACGCACGCCGACGCGGGCCGAACGCCGGATCATCAAGGTCCGCCTCACACGGCGGTGGGGACCTGCCCGCATCGCGCACCTGCTGGGCCTGGTGCCCTCCACCGTGCACCGCATCCTGGTCCGCTTCGGCCTGGCCCGGCTCAGCCACCTCGACCGAGCCACCGGCCGGGTCATACGCCGCTACGAACGCGACCGGCCCGGCGAACTCGTGCACGTGGACATCAAGAAGCTCGGCAACATCCCCGACGGCGGCGGCCACAAGGCCCTGGGCCGCCAGGCAGGCCGCAAAACCCGCTCCGGAGCCGGCTACAGCTACATCCACACCGCCGTCGACGACCACTCCCGCCTCGCCTACAGCGAGATCCACACGGACGAGAAGAAAGAGACCGCCACCGCCTTCTGGACACGCGCACACGCCTACTTCACCGGCGTCGGGATCACCGTCGAACGGGTCCTGACCGACAACGGAGCCTGCTACAAGTCCTACCTCTGGCGCGAAACCCTGACGGCGGCCGGGATCACCCACAAGCGAACCCGGCCCTACCGGCCACAGACCAACGGCAAGGTCGAACGACTCAACCGCACCCTGCTCGACGAATGGGCCTACGCAAAGCCCTACCACTCAGAACAGGAACGACGCGACGCGTTCCCCCGCTGGCTGCACTCCTACAATCACCACCGCGGACACACCGCGCTCGCAGGCAAACCACCCGCCAGCCGCGTCCCCAACCTCACAGGGCAATACAGCTAG